The Drosophila bipectinata strain 14024-0381.07 chromosome 2L, DbipHiC1v2, whole genome shotgun sequence genome has a segment encoding these proteins:
- the LOC108125861 gene encoding uncharacterized protein, translating to MLRGICFALLCCLAFQAALACNGYKAKLVKIENCAGDDAIMTVGDDFSLKLNKKCELVPSGCIINKPFSTAMAKFKVQKDGIVMKEGKVDLCAAIDQASTEAKNLMKLFGAPSACPVAEEKVCANEHTVDFSKYKAMLGMARGHLIIDAEIKHDTGKSCIHAEIELTKN from the exons ATGCTGCGTGGAATTTGCTTTGCCCTGCTCTGCTGCCTGGCCTTCCAGGCAGCTCTGGCCTGT AATGGCTACAAGGCCAAGCTGGTGAAGATTGAGAACTGTGCCGGCGACGATGCCATTATGACCGTGGGCGATGACTTCAGCTTGAAGCTGAATAAGAAGTGCGaactggtgccctcgggctgTATCATCAACAAGCCCTTCTCCACCGCCATGGCCAAGTTCAAGGTCCAGAAGGACGGCATCGTGATGAAGGAGGGCAAGGTGGATCTCTGTGCCGCCATCGATCAGGCATCCACGGAGGCCAAGAACCTGATGAAGCTCTTCGGTGCCCCCTCCGCCTGTCCGGTCGCCGAGGAGAAGGTCTGTGCCAATGAGCATACCGTGGACTTCAGCAAATACAAGGCCATGTTGGGAATGGCCCGAGGACATCTCATAATCGACGCAGAAATCAAGCACGACACT GGAAAGTCCTGCATCCATGCCGAAATCGAGCTAACCAAGAACTAA
- the LOC108125787 gene encoding protein CIMAP1D-like, with amino-acid sequence MGSSKEGKIKSAPAYTMTGREKPPLIPVFIFPGPGYYDGEYTVVKSKPPVYSMRGKFKMLSDDNKPGPGAHCPEKYWEKRSPPAISFGILHSKYCKKTTMVNLSHVPAYSFGIKHSQYLGRLNEKNSEYDYSFSGIC; translated from the exons ATGGGCAGCAGCAAGGAAGGAAAGATCAAATCGGCTCCGGCTTACACGATGACCGGACGCGAAAAGCCGCCACTGATTCCGGTGTTCATCTTCCCCGGACCCGGCTACTACGATGGCGAGTATACGGTGGTTAAGTCCAAGCCGCCAGTCTACTCGATGCGTGGCAAGTTCAAGATGCTGAGTGATGACAACAAGCCCGGACCCGGAGCCCATTGTCCGGAGAAG TATTGGGAGAAGCGATCGCCCCCGGCCATATCCTTTGGAATTTTGCACTCCAAGTATTGCAAGAAAACCACAATG GTTAATCTCTCCCATGTGCCCGCCTATAGCTTTGGGATCAAGCACTCGCAGTATCTGGGTCGTTTAAACGAGAAGAACTCTGAGTACGACTATAGCTTTTCGGGAATCTGCTGA